From Virgibacillus natechei, the proteins below share one genomic window:
- the ytxC gene encoding putative sporulation protein YtxC: MQEVYFESDKEVISFCEQLFSYNKQIELHWKTNEDWGNHLRLESKLRSNELTETIAKSMADVFVSHRLRSTIKSIIGKYYYYSNIDEIERIMGLAEWIFEGADADSKQVRNTKDPRMLLKSLFIANIKDESTVHYDSIVKFRLKVFTDQLIHYVGLAIDEFKREEDHQAFVNTLREYIAKKEPSYNVIHVLQGNTFSFYKQNGKRFSKMELRTFMQKEPLYIVGLDANELNLSPLIAMAPQKIKIYGDHPSESKTLTVINVFQEKVDFEPYRKFPFAHKVMNQNN; encoded by the coding sequence TTGCAGGAAGTATATTTCGAATCAGACAAGGAAGTAATTAGTTTTTGTGAGCAGTTATTTAGTTATAACAAGCAAATTGAACTGCATTGGAAAACCAATGAAGATTGGGGGAATCATTTACGACTTGAATCTAAATTACGCAGCAATGAACTTACCGAAACAATTGCAAAATCGATGGCTGATGTATTTGTTTCACATCGCTTAAGAAGTACGATTAAAAGTATCATCGGAAAATATTATTATTATTCAAATATCGATGAAATTGAACGGATTATGGGATTAGCAGAATGGATTTTTGAAGGAGCTGATGCAGACAGCAAGCAAGTAAGAAATACAAAGGATCCAAGAATGTTACTTAAATCATTATTTATAGCAAATATCAAAGATGAATCAACGGTTCACTATGATTCAATTGTTAAATTTCGATTGAAAGTATTTACAGACCAGTTAATCCATTATGTAGGATTAGCAATTGATGAATTTAAACGAGAGGAAGATCACCAGGCATTTGTGAATACGCTTCGTGAATATATTGCAAAAAAAGAACCAAGCTATAATGTAATTCACGTATTGCAAGGAAACACTTTTTCCTTTTATAAACAAAATGGGAAGCGTTTTTCAAAAATGGAATTACGAACGTTCATGCAAAAAGAACCCCTTTATATTGTTGGGCTAGATGCGAATGAACTAAATTTGTCACCATTAATTGCTATGGCACCACAAAAAATAAAAATATATGGGGATCATCCATCTGAATCGAAAACATTGACTGTGATTAATGTTTTTCAGGAAAAAGTAGATTTTGAACCCTATCGAAAATTCCCTTTTGCACATAAAGTAATGAACCAAAATAATTAA
- a CDS encoding replication initiation and membrane attachment family protein: MMQYIGKILPIEGYYVIVKEYLPVDYAKSLTHLYQPLIGMQAVTLYQTLLHEIELQRETVPQTHHTLMNYLNLPLDEIYQARLKLEGIGLLKTFKNNEETTNMYTYELQSPFAPTEFFKDAMLAQLLYHHIGERSFKGLKDHYVIVPNQQMGTNITASFNDVFQTFKPSFEAVESQPADEEAPEIREDKIDFSWMELMLKQRIIPVNKVLTAQNKKVISQMMQLYDLAAYEIEKAVLWALTAENKLDLDEFKTACHDLFKAKHNEVPIQLKNKAETTPEQQPTDYKPETKEEQLIHELELITPKQLLEDLSSGNHASEQDMKVIRGVMTSQGLPSPVMNVLIHYVLLQSNMKLSKAYLEKIASHWSRANLKSAKEAMAFAKKEQESHQKATKPRSNYRKPVSNEIVPDWFKERNNTKKKEAKKQPSIDLAKEKKEIADMLNQYSSSNKNNHIQG, encoded by the coding sequence ATGATGCAATATATTGGTAAAATTTTGCCTATCGAAGGATACTATGTAATTGTAAAAGAGTATCTGCCTGTTGACTATGCAAAATCCTTAACCCATCTGTATCAGCCGCTTATCGGTATGCAGGCGGTGACGTTATATCAGACACTTTTGCATGAAATAGAATTACAGCGTGAAACTGTGCCTCAAACGCACCATACTTTAATGAATTATTTAAATTTACCGTTGGATGAAATATATCAAGCAAGATTAAAACTTGAAGGTATTGGGTTATTAAAAACCTTTAAAAATAATGAAGAGACAACCAATATGTACACCTATGAGTTACAAAGCCCATTTGCTCCAACTGAATTTTTCAAGGATGCGATGCTTGCCCAGCTTCTTTACCACCACATCGGTGAACGTAGCTTCAAAGGATTGAAAGATCACTATGTCATAGTACCAAATCAACAAATGGGAACAAATATAACGGCATCTTTTAATGACGTTTTCCAAACTTTTAAGCCATCCTTTGAGGCTGTTGAGTCACAACCAGCGGATGAAGAGGCTCCAGAAATACGCGAAGATAAAATCGATTTTTCCTGGATGGAACTCATGCTAAAGCAACGGATAATTCCTGTTAATAAAGTGTTAACAGCACAAAATAAAAAAGTAATATCACAAATGATGCAGTTATATGATCTTGCAGCATATGAAATTGAAAAGGCAGTTTTATGGGCTTTGACAGCAGAGAACAAGTTAGATTTAGATGAATTTAAAACTGCTTGTCATGATTTGTTTAAAGCCAAGCACAATGAAGTACCGATTCAATTAAAGAATAAAGCTGAAACAACACCAGAACAGCAGCCAACGGATTATAAGCCAGAGACGAAAGAAGAACAGCTTATTCATGAGTTGGAACTAATTACGCCAAAACAATTACTGGAAGACCTATCCAGTGGTAACCATGCATCAGAACAGGATATGAAAGTAATTCGAGGGGTCATGACATCCCAAGGATTGCCTTCTCCGGTTATGAATGTGTTAATACATTATGTGTTATTGCAATCAAATATGAAGTTGTCCAAAGCCTATTTGGAAAAAATTGCAAGTCATTGGTCACGGGCAAATTTAAAATCAGCGAAAGAAGCTATGGCTTTTGCAAAAAAGGAACAGGAAAGTCATCAGAAAGCTACAAAGCCTAGATCAAATTACCGAAAACCGGTGTCAAATGAAATAGTTCCAGATTGGTTTAAGGAAAGAAATAATACAAAGAAAAAGGAAGCTAAAAAACAGCCATCGATCGATTTAGCAAAAGAAAAAAAAGAAATTGCTGATATGTTAAATCAGTATTCAAGTAGTAATAAAAATAATCACATCCAAGGATGA
- a CDS encoding dUTP diphosphatase, with translation MDWKALFSMQAQLDKYIETKHDLLEKDVFQEKYLALLVELGELANETRTFKFWSNKPRNEKSVILEEYVDGVHFILSLGIDKGFRYDSRQLKEITHSETEQFNRVFEACVTFKQKPTQATYINLFEAYLQLGALLGFTEADIQSAYLKKNEVNYDRQNQGY, from the coding sequence TTGGACTGGAAAGCATTGTTTTCGATGCAAGCGCAATTGGACAAGTATATTGAAACAAAACATGATTTATTGGAGAAGGACGTTTTCCAAGAAAAATATCTTGCATTATTGGTAGAGCTCGGTGAATTAGCAAATGAGACAAGAACATTTAAATTTTGGAGTAACAAACCACGAAATGAAAAAAGTGTAATATTAGAGGAATACGTTGACGGGGTCCACTTTATTCTGTCATTAGGGATAGACAAAGGATTTCGTTATGATAGCAGGCAATTGAAGGAAATCACTCATTCTGAAACCGAACAATTTAACCGTGTATTTGAAGCTTGTGTAACGTTTAAACAAAAACCAACGCAAGCAACTTATATAAACTTATTTGAAGCATATTTGCAGCTAGGAGCATTGCTTGGATTCACAGAGGCCGATATACAAAGCGCATATTTGAAGAAAAATGAAGTAAATTATGATCGACAAAATCAAGGCTATTAA
- a CDS encoding cytosolic protein produces the protein MSFKTKINKYFTNHAETRENHEDASLQTHYYKTTKEKGINMLENYFTHSQVYEINATSKEHGEISVFVKKGKKVFIVATVIMVRPYHTAIDFSVTTESIFPFDFGYSTKVIQQLYNKVNQELQLITLKENG, from the coding sequence ATGTCATTCAAAACGAAAATTAATAAATATTTTACCAACCATGCAGAGACGAGAGAAAATCATGAGGATGCATCACTCCAAACACATTACTATAAGACAACAAAAGAAAAAGGGATAAATATGCTTGAGAATTACTTTACGCATTCCCAAGTGTATGAAATAAACGCAACTTCAAAAGAACATGGTGAAATAAGTGTGTTTGTTAAAAAGGGAAAAAAAGTATTTATCGTTGCTACGGTAATTATGGTTAGACCTTACCACACGGCGATTGACTTTTCAGTTACGACGGAATCTATTTTTCCTTTTGATTTTGGCTACAGTACAAAGGTGATTCAACAATTATATAACAAGGTGAATCAAGAGTTACAGCTAATCACTCTAAAAGAAAACGGATAG
- a CDS encoding DUF1294 domain-containing protein → MNEANTIVIYILGVSAITFFLMGMDKQKAKKQQFRIPERTFWILSILGGSFGSYMGMKMFRHKTKHRSFVVGVPMLIIIHCTGIAYLFFFMS, encoded by the coding sequence ATGAACGAGGCGAATACTATCGTGATTTATATTCTAGGTGTAAGTGCCATAACCTTTTTCTTAATGGGAATGGATAAGCAGAAGGCAAAAAAACAGCAGTTTCGTATTCCTGAGCGAACCTTTTGGATATTATCTATTCTTGGTGGATCATTTGGATCCTATATGGGAATGAAAATGTTTCGCCATAAAACGAAACATCGTTCGTTTGTAGTTGGAGTACCAATGTTGATCATTATCCATTGTACAGGAATTGCATACCTATTCTTTTTCATGTCATAA
- the thrS gene encoding threonine--tRNA ligase: MAAEISIVFPDETQKQFASGTTGEEIAGAISPGLKKQAIAIKLDGVLVDLRRELSSGGKIEIITYKNQEGIDIMRHSTAHLMAQAIKRIYKDVKFGVGPVIEEGFYYDVEMDHVIKPEDLPKIEKEMKRIVDESLEIERLVVSRQKAKEMFNDDHLKRELIDSIPEDEQVSIYQQGDFFDLCRGVHVPATNKIKAFKLLTISGAYWRGDSDNQQLQRIYGTAFEKQNQVDEHLQILEERKERDHRKLGKELGLFTVSQDVGQGLPLWLPKGATIRRNIERYIVDLEERLGYDHVYTPVLGSVDLYKQSGHWDHYKDDMFPTLEMDNEDLVLRPMNCPHHMMVYKNEMYSYRNLPVRIAELGTMHRHEKSGALAGLQRVRAMTLNDAHIFARPDQLKEEFIRVVELIQKVYEDFSIEDYYFRLSYRDPADKEKYVDNDEMWDKAQAMLKETLEDMGVEYVVAVGEAAFYGPKLDVQVKTALGKDETLSTVQLDFHLPERFELTYVGEDGKDHRPVVIHRGVVGTMERFVAFLIEEYKGAFPTWLAPVQAKIIPVSPDVHLDYAKKVEDKLRRQGVRVSVDERNEKIGYKIREAQTQKVPFALVLGDNEIEENAVNVRRYGEKQSETLGFEDFVKLINKEIDEKEIRT; the protein is encoded by the coding sequence ATGGCAGCAGAAATTTCAATTGTATTTCCAGATGAAACGCAGAAACAGTTTGCATCAGGGACAACTGGTGAAGAAATTGCAGGTGCGATTTCTCCTGGTTTAAAAAAACAAGCTATCGCTATTAAGTTGGATGGTGTGTTAGTTGATCTTAGGCGAGAATTATCTAGTGGCGGAAAGATTGAAATCATAACGTATAAAAATCAAGAAGGAATTGACATTATGCGTCACTCTACAGCACATTTAATGGCCCAGGCGATAAAACGGATTTATAAAGATGTCAAATTTGGCGTTGGTCCAGTAATCGAGGAAGGCTTCTATTACGATGTGGAAATGGATCATGTAATTAAACCAGAAGACCTTCCAAAGATAGAAAAGGAAATGAAGCGGATTGTTGATGAAAGTTTGGAAATAGAACGGTTGGTGGTATCACGTCAAAAGGCAAAAGAAATGTTTAACGACGACCATCTTAAACGTGAATTGATTGATTCTATTCCAGAAGATGAGCAAGTAAGTATCTATCAACAAGGTGATTTTTTTGATTTATGTAGGGGGGTACACGTCCCTGCAACAAACAAAATAAAGGCTTTTAAATTACTGACTATATCCGGGGCATACTGGCGAGGAGATAGTGATAATCAGCAATTGCAGCGTATTTATGGTACAGCTTTTGAAAAACAAAATCAGGTTGATGAACATTTACAGATCCTGGAAGAAAGAAAAGAACGTGACCATCGTAAATTAGGCAAAGAGCTGGGCTTATTTACGGTCTCACAAGATGTGGGACAAGGTCTCCCGTTATGGCTGCCTAAAGGTGCAACCATTCGTCGTAATATTGAACGCTATATCGTAGATTTGGAAGAACGCTTAGGATATGACCATGTTTACACACCCGTATTAGGAAGCGTTGATTTATATAAACAAAGCGGACATTGGGATCATTATAAAGATGATATGTTTCCAACACTTGAAATGGATAATGAAGATTTAGTACTACGTCCGATGAATTGTCCGCATCACATGATGGTTTATAAAAACGAGATGTACAGTTATCGTAATCTACCGGTTCGGATAGCAGAACTTGGTACGATGCATCGACACGAAAAGTCTGGTGCTTTAGCTGGGTTACAGCGGGTACGTGCCATGACATTAAATGATGCTCATATTTTCGCTCGACCTGATCAATTAAAAGAGGAATTTATTCGTGTGGTAGAACTGATACAAAAAGTATACGAAGATTTTAGTATTGAAGATTACTATTTCCGTCTTTCTTATCGCGATCCAGCGGACAAGGAAAAATATGTTGACAATGATGAAATGTGGGATAAGGCACAAGCAATGTTAAAAGAAACGTTAGAGGACATGGGAGTTGAATATGTCGTAGCTGTAGGAGAGGCAGCGTTTTATGGTCCAAAGCTTGATGTTCAGGTGAAAACAGCCTTAGGGAAAGACGAAACATTATCTACTGTCCAATTAGATTTCCATTTACCAGAACGCTTTGAATTAACCTATGTTGGAGAGGATGGCAAAGACCATCGTCCAGTCGTTATTCATCGTGGTGTGGTAGGAACAATGGAGCGTTTTGTAGCATTTCTTATCGAGGAATATAAGGGTGCATTTCCAACATGGCTAGCACCAGTCCAAGCGAAAATTATACCGGTATCACCAGATGTACATTTGGATTATGCGAAAAAGGTAGAGGATAAATTAAGACGTCAAGGTGTGCGTGTCTCCGTGGACGAACGAAATGAAAAGATTGGCTATAAAATTAGGGAAGCACAGACGCAAAAAGTACCTTTTGCATTGGTTCTAGGCGATAATGAAATTGAAGAAAATGCAGTGAATGTAAGAAGGTATGGAGAAAAACAATCTGAAACTCTAGGTTTTGAGGATTTCGTGAAATTGATAAATAAAGAAATTGATGAAAAAGAAATACGAACGTAA
- the rpmI gene encoding 50S ribosomal protein L35, with translation MPKMKSHKGSQKRFRKTGTGKLKRSHAFTSHMFANKSQKQKRKLRKSTVVSAGDYRRIKTMLPYK, from the coding sequence ATGCCTAAAATGAAATCTCATAAAGGTTCTCAAAAACGTTTCAGAAAAACCGGCACTGGTAAACTTAAACGTTCACACGCATTCACAAGTCATATGTTTGCAAATAAATCTCAAAAACAGAAACGTAAGCTTCGCAAGAGTACAGTAGTTTCAGCAGGGGACTACAGACGTATCAAAACAATGCTACCTTATAAATAA
- the infC gene encoding translation initiation factor IF-3 yields MNVNEKIRAREVRLIDSNGDQLGVKSRNEALDIAQTRNLDLVLVAPNAKPPVCRIMDFGKYRFEQQKKEKEARKKQKVINVKEVRFTPGIGQHDFDTKLKNARKFLDNGDKVKAAVRFRGRAITHKDLGREVLDRFAEQVKDVATIESKPKMEGRNMFMMVAPLKEK; encoded by the coding sequence ATGAATGTAAACGAAAAGATTCGTGCTAGAGAAGTACGTCTTATCGACTCAAATGGTGATCAGCTTGGAGTGAAATCACGTAACGAAGCATTGGACATTGCTCAAACGAGGAATCTGGATTTAGTATTGGTTGCTCCAAATGCAAAACCACCAGTTTGTCGCATCATGGACTTTGGTAAATATCGTTTTGAACAGCAAAAGAAAGAGAAAGAAGCACGGAAGAAGCAAAAAGTTATCAATGTCAAAGAAGTTCGATTCACTCCAGGTATTGGCCAACATGATTTTGATACGAAATTAAAGAATGCTAGAAAATTTCTTGATAATGGCGATAAAGTAAAAGCAGCAGTTCGATTCCGTGGACGTGCTATTACACACAAGGATTTGGGTCGAGAGGTTTTGGATCGTTTTGCTGAACAAGTTAAGGATGTAGCAACGATTGAATCCAAACCAAAAATGGAAGGCCGTAATATGTTTATGATGGTCGCTCCGTTAAAAGAAAAATAA
- the dnaI gene encoding primosomal protein DnaI, with product MKPVQSTLKKWMQENENFKDNYMKIKHEVLNDPEIKEFLSFHPQISQKEIEKNLIKLHEYKTQSKQCDNCASFGGCKNMIQGYSPILHVDNNEIHLSYEKCHTRIAHEKQMQQQNLIQSLYMPKEILEATFEGIDEDGERNIAIMELFNFIREVKDGIPQKGIYFYGRFGIGKTYFLGALANELKKVNISTMMIYMPELVREIKASMKDDSINEKIEFFKKADVLMLDDIGAEMQSAWFRDEILGSILQYRMMERLPVFFTSNYSLEQLEGHLASTRTGVETVKAGRIVERIKQVSKAVEIDGYNRRD from the coding sequence ATGAAGCCAGTACAGTCCACGTTGAAAAAGTGGATGCAGGAAAATGAAAATTTCAAAGATAATTATATGAAAATAAAACATGAGGTACTAAATGATCCAGAAATTAAGGAATTCTTATCATTTCATCCACAAATAAGTCAAAAAGAAATCGAGAAAAATCTGATTAAATTGCATGAGTACAAGACACAGTCTAAACAATGTGACAATTGTGCCTCATTTGGTGGATGTAAAAATATGATACAAGGGTATTCGCCGATCTTGCATGTTGATAACAATGAAATTCATTTGTCCTATGAAAAGTGCCATACCCGTATAGCCCATGAAAAACAAATGCAACAGCAAAACTTAATTCAAAGCTTGTATATGCCTAAAGAGATTTTGGAAGCAACCTTTGAAGGTATAGATGAAGATGGAGAAAGAAATATAGCTATTATGGAATTATTCAACTTTATAAGGGAAGTAAAAGATGGGATCCCCCAAAAGGGAATATATTTCTATGGAAGGTTCGGGATAGGTAAAACATACTTTTTAGGTGCATTAGCGAATGAATTAAAAAAAGTAAATATATCGACTATGATGATCTACATGCCAGAGCTTGTCCGCGAGATTAAAGCCTCCATGAAAGATGACTCTATTAACGAGAAAATAGAATTTTTTAAGAAAGCAGATGTATTAATGTTAGATGATATTGGTGCGGAAATGCAATCTGCTTGGTTTCGTGATGAAATACTGGGATCCATTCTGCAATACCGAATGATGGAAAGATTACCTGTTTTCTTTACATCGAACTATAGCCTAGAGCAACTGGAAGGGCATTTGGCATCAACGCGTACTGGTGTTGAAACGGTGAAAGCTGGAAGGATAGTTGAACGGATTAAACAGGTCAGTAAAGCAGTTGAAATAGACGGATATAACCGTCGAGATTAA
- a CDS encoding sigma-w pathway protein ysdB: protein MVIILFRILIVIALALLVYTLIQYLRNPQRQLRMAKESNDFFFLDEPNNAKKNFQFVYKGCFFEGVKYLGTTEDSFEVVDIHVTVDDPLELRGLTREDLYFLEKEILIRYHHAKIEWKHPINQLLLTGME from the coding sequence ATGGTTATTATCCTGTTTAGAATCTTAATTGTTATAGCACTAGCTCTCCTCGTCTATACATTGATTCAATATCTCCGAAATCCACAAAGACAATTACGTATGGCTAAAGAATCAAACGACTTCTTCTTTTTGGACGAACCAAATAATGCCAAGAAGAATTTTCAATTCGTCTACAAAGGTTGTTTTTTTGAAGGGGTTAAATACCTTGGTACTACAGAAGATTCATTTGAAGTGGTCGACATTCATGTTACCGTAGATGATCCGTTAGAATTACGGGGACTAACACGAGAAGATTTATATTTTTTAGAGAAAGAAATACTCATCCGCTATCACCATGCCAAAATAGAATGGAAACATCCAATCAATCAATTACTGCTTACAGGTATGGAATAA
- the rplT gene encoding 50S ribosomal protein L20, whose product MPRVKGGTVTRQRRKRVLKLAKGYYGSKHALFKTAKQQVMKSGMYAYRDRRQKKRDFRKLWITRINAAARLNDLSYSKLMHGLKVAGIDINRKMLSDLAINDEQAFAQLATKAKDAIK is encoded by the coding sequence ATGCCACGTGTAAAAGGTGGAACAGTAACACGTCAACGTCGTAAACGCGTTCTTAAATTAGCCAAAGGATATTATGGTTCAAAGCATGCGTTATTTAAAACAGCAAAACAACAAGTAATGAAATCAGGTATGTATGCATATCGTGACCGCAGACAGAAAAAACGTGATTTCCGTAAATTATGGATTACGCGTATTAATGCTGCAGCTCGTTTGAATGATCTTTCATATAGCAAGTTAATGCACGGGTTGAAAGTAGCAGGTATCGACATTAACCGTAAAATGTTATCAGATCTTGCTATTAATGACGAACAAGCATTTGCTCAATTAGCAACGAAAGCTAAAGACGCGATTAAATAA
- a CDS encoding TVP38/TMEM64 family protein — MELFGNYLMAFIETGGLFAPILFISFHLLRPLFFLPVVFICISGGILFGAVAGTLYSIIGITLSSIIFYFIITWMPKSFNKLVRVKKKMIGQNSELTTSQITLLRLVPFIHFHLLSLCLIEISANFKDYTKSSLLSNIPLAFVYTSIGGWISNLTPFHIFVFLTALLPFIYILRRKEIIINWQEFFQVGIKSKHSSI; from the coding sequence ATGGAGCTTTTTGGAAATTATTTAATGGCTTTCATTGAAACTGGTGGATTATTCGCCCCAATCCTGTTCATTAGTTTTCATTTATTACGGCCATTGTTTTTTCTTCCTGTTGTTTTTATATGTATTTCCGGTGGTATTTTGTTTGGAGCTGTGGCAGGAACGCTGTATTCCATTATTGGTATTACGTTATCTAGTATTATTTTCTATTTCATTATAACGTGGATGCCGAAATCATTTAATAAACTGGTACGTGTTAAAAAGAAAATGATAGGTCAGAATTCTGAATTAACGACATCACAAATCACGCTACTTCGTCTTGTACCGTTTATCCATTTTCATCTTTTATCCTTATGCTTAATTGAGATCTCCGCAAATTTTAAGGATTACACGAAATCATCTTTATTATCCAATATTCCCTTAGCCTTTGTATACACGTCAATAGGAGGCTGGATATCTAATTTAACCCCATTTCACATCTTCGTATTTCTAACGGCATTACTCCCATTTATTTATATCTTGAGAAGAAAAGAAATTATAATTAACTGGCAGGAATTTTTTCAAGTTGGTATAAAAAGCAAACACTCGTCAATTTAA
- a CDS encoding M42 family metallopeptidase, with product MTKMDETLTMLKDLTDARGIPGNEKEARDVMKRYIKPYADEIFTDNLGSLIAKKTGDENGPKIMVAGHLDEIGFMVTRIDDKGFVYFQTVGGWWNQVMLAQRVTIMGDNGDVTGVIGSKPPHVLSAEARKKPVDIKEMFIDIGASSKDEAKEFGIKPGHSIVPYFEFTPLKNEKMLLAKAWDNRIGIAIAIEVLKQLKGVNHPNIVYGVGTIQEEVGLRGARTSAHAIEPDVGFGVDVGIAGDTPGISDKDADSKLGDGPQIILYDASMISHKGVRDFVVNTADEHDIPYQYASIAAGGTDSGAIHLTANGVPSLSITIATRYIHSHAAILHRDDFENAVKLIVETIKQLDADTVKELILA from the coding sequence ATGACAAAAATGGATGAAACGCTTACAATGCTTAAAGATTTAACAGATGCAAGAGGTATTCCAGGAAACGAAAAAGAAGCAAGAGATGTGATGAAACGTTATATCAAACCATATGCTGATGAAATTTTTACAGATAATCTAGGCAGTTTGATTGCTAAAAAAACAGGTGATGAAAATGGCCCGAAGATTATGGTTGCTGGACACTTGGATGAAATAGGGTTTATGGTAACTCGAATAGACGATAAAGGATTTGTTTATTTTCAAACAGTCGGTGGCTGGTGGAATCAAGTAATGTTAGCACAGCGTGTGACCATTATGGGTGATAATGGAGATGTGACTGGTGTTATAGGCTCAAAGCCACCACATGTCCTCTCAGCAGAGGCGCGTAAGAAACCGGTTGATATTAAAGAAATGTTTATTGATATCGGTGCGTCAAGTAAGGATGAAGCGAAAGAATTTGGAATCAAACCAGGTCATTCTATTGTTCCCTATTTTGAATTTACACCATTAAAAAATGAAAAAATGTTATTGGCAAAAGCCTGGGATAACAGAATTGGTATTGCGATTGCGATTGAAGTGTTAAAACAGCTTAAAGGTGTTAATCATCCAAACATTGTGTATGGTGTGGGAACGATCCAGGAAGAGGTTGGACTACGTGGTGCGCGTACTTCTGCACATGCCATTGAACCAGATGTTGGTTTTGGGGTAGATGTAGGTATCGCTGGTGACACGCCTGGTATTTCTGATAAGGATGCGGACAGCAAATTAGGGGATGGTCCTCAAATTATTCTATATGATGCATCAATGATTTCGCATAAAGGTGTACGTGACTTCGTAGTGAATACTGCTGATGAGCACGATATTCCGTATCAATATGCCTCGATTGCGGCAGGTGGAACAGATTCAGGTGCCATTCATTTGACGGCAAACGGGGTTCCATCATTATCGATAACGATTGCAACACGTTATATTCACTCACATGCAGCAATTTTACATCGTGATGACTTTGAAAATGCGGTGAAGTTAATTGTAGAAACGATTAAACAATTGGATGCTGATACAGTAAAAGAATTGATTTTAGCTTAA
- the nrdR gene encoding transcriptional regulator NrdR: MRCSNCHYKNTKVLDSRPNEEGQSIRRRRECEQCDFRFTTFERLEEAPLIVVKKDGARQEFSKEKLIRGLIKACEKRPVPLDNIEEITFNVEKELRNTGVSEIDSKEIGEMVMDRLSKVDEVAYVRFASVYRQFKDISVFLDELKDLINADKNKS; the protein is encoded by the coding sequence ATGAGATGTTCCAATTGTCACTATAAAAACACGAAGGTTCTTGATTCACGCCCAAATGAAGAGGGGCAATCCATACGCCGACGCCGAGAATGTGAGCAATGTGACTTTCGTTTTACAACATTTGAACGGCTTGAAGAAGCCCCTTTGATCGTAGTTAAAAAAGATGGAGCAAGACAGGAGTTTAGCAAGGAAAAACTAATTAGGGGTCTAATTAAAGCTTGTGAGAAACGTCCAGTGCCGCTCGATAATATAGAGGAAATCACTTTCAATGTGGAAAAAGAATTACGTAATACAGGTGTTTCGGAAATAGACAGTAAAGAAATTGGAGAAATGGTAATGGACAGACTTTCCAAAGTTGACGAGGTAGCATACGTTCGTTTTGCCTCTGTATATCGTCAATTTAAGGATATTAGTGTCTTTCTCGATGAATTAAAGGATTTAATCAATGCAGATAAAAATAAATCCTAA